CCGCATTTGGAATTACCCTGAATATGATTTCGCTCTTTGCCCTGGTAATGGCGATCGGGGTTGTAGTAGATGATGCGATTGTAGTAATTGAAGCTGTACACGCTAAGATGGAAGAAAAACATCTTTCCCCATTGAAGGCAACAGAAGAGGCAATGCATGAGATCAGTGGAGCAATTATCGCAATTACATTGGTAATGGCATCCGTATTTATTCCGATTGCATTTATGTCCGGACCTGTAGGAGTATTTTACCGTCAGTTCTCTATTACAATGGCTTCGTCTATTATCTTGTCTGGAGTTGTGGCACTTACTTTAACACCTGCATTATGTGCATTGATCTTAAGAAATAACCACGGAAAACCTAAAAAGAAGACTCCGGTTACGATTTTCCTTGATAAATTCAATAATATCTTTACAAAAGGAGCAGGGAAATATGAGAAGATGCTGAATAAAACAGTGACGAAGAAAACAATCACATTGCCGTTACTTTTAGCATTTTGTGCCTGTACATTTTTCCTGAGTAATTCTTTGCCATCAGGATTTATTCCGGCTGAAGATCAGGGGATGATCTATGCCATTATCCAGACTCCTCCAGGATCTACATTAGAAAGAACTAATCAGATTGCTAAAGAACTTTTAAGAGAATCTGAAGATATTGACGGCGTGCAGTCTGTTTCATCCCTGGCAGGATATGAGATTTTGACAGAAGGTACCGGATCCAACTCAGGAACCTGTCTGATCAACCTTAAAAGTTGGGAAGAACGTAAAGAATCTGCCACGGAGATCATAGAAAAACTGGAAGAAAAAGCTAAAAATATTCCGGGAGCCAATATAGAATTCTTCCAACCACCTTCCGTTCCTGGATATGGAGCTGCCGGAGGATTTGAACTTCGTCTGCTGGATAAAGCGGGAAGTGGAGACTATCATAAAATGGAGCAGGTAAGTAATGACTTTGTGAAAGAGCTTAAGAAGCGTCCGGAACTGGGATCGGCATTTACATTCTATTCCGCGAGTTTTCCACAATATATGCTTAAGATTGACAATGATCTTGCAGAACAAAAAGGAGTAACCATTGAAAAAGCGATGGACAACTTATCTACACTGATCGGGTCCAATTATGAGACGAGTTTCATCCGTTTTGACAGACCTTATAAGGTAATTGTTCAGGCAGGGCCTCAATACCGTGCTTTACCAACGGATCTGTTGAAACTGTATGTTAAAAATGATAAAGATCAAATGGTTCCTTACTCAGACTTCATGAGATTGGAAAAGGTATATGGACTGTCTGAGATCACAAGACACAATATGTATAACTCTGCAGAGGTGAGTGGAACTCCGGCAGCTGGATATAGTAGTGGACAGGCGATTAAGGCTATTCAGGAAGTTGCAGATAAAACACTTCCAAGAGGTTTTGGTATTGACTGGGCGGGTATTTCCAAAGACGAAGTAAGCCGTGGAAATGAAGCGGTATTTATCTTTCTGGTATGTTTAGGATTCGTTTATCTGATTCTTTCTGCACAATATGAGAGCTTCATCCTTCCGCTTCCGGTAATTTTATCCCTTCCGGTAGGTATTTTCGGAGCATTTTTATGCTTAAAGCTTTTAGGATTGGAAAACAACATTTATGCACAGGTGGCCATGGTCATGCTCATCGGACTCTTAGGTAAAAATGCGGTGTTGATTGTCGAGTTTGCCGTACAGAAAAAAGCAGAAGAAGGAATTC
The window above is part of the Chryseobacterium sp. MA9 genome. Proteins encoded here:
- a CDS encoding efflux RND transporter permease subunit translates to MFKKFIRRPVLSIVISLIIVFLGILSLVKLPVTQFPSISPPKVNITAEYPGANNELLIKSVVIPLERGLNGVPGMKYMTSDAGNDGEASIQIVFDLGTDPNVAAVNVQNRVSSVVNKLPPLVVREGVKITREEPNMLMYINLYSDDPKADQKFLFNYADINVMSELRRVSGVGFADILGTREYAMRIWLKPDRLTAYNISADEVMESLNEQSLEASPGKTGESSGKRSQSFEYVLKYPGRFNNEKDYGNIILKAKPDGESVRLKDVADIEFGSSMYDIYSTLNGKPSAAITVKQSYGSNASDVIKNVKALMKDLEKNNFPKGMHYDISYDVSRFLDASMEKVIHTLFEAFILVAIVVFLFLGDWRSTLIPALAVPVSLVGTFAVMSAFGITLNMISLFALVMAIGVVVDDAIVVIEAVHAKMEEKHLSPLKATEEAMHEISGAIIAITLVMASVFIPIAFMSGPVGVFYRQFSITMASSIILSGVVALTLTPALCALILRNNHGKPKKKTPVTIFLDKFNNIFTKGAGKYEKMLNKTVTKKTITLPLLLAFCACTFFLSNSLPSGFIPAEDQGMIYAIIQTPPGSTLERTNQIAKELLRESEDIDGVQSVSSLAGYEILTEGTGSNSGTCLINLKSWEERKESATEIIEKLEEKAKNIPGANIEFFQPPSVPGYGAAGGFELRLLDKAGSGDYHKMEQVSNDFVKELKKRPELGSAFTFYSASFPQYMLKIDNDLAEQKGVTIEKAMDNLSTLIGSNYETSFIRFDRPYKVIVQAGPQYRALPTDLLKLYVKNDKDQMVPYSDFMRLEKVYGLSEITRHNMYNSAEVSGTPAAGYSSGQAIKAIQEVADKTLPRGFGIDWAGISKDEVSRGNEAVFIFLVCLGFVYLILSAQYESFILPLPVILSLPVGIFGAFLCLKLLGLENNIYAQVAMVMLIGLLGKNAVLIVEFAVQKKAEEGIPVAKAAIEGAAIRFRPILMTSFAFIAGLIPLVIATGPGAIGNRTIGTAAAGGMLIGTIFGLMIIPGLYYIFGTIADKSRLAKYEEENPLTEQTEPYEHDGKFED